A genomic region of Gemmatimonadota bacterium contains the following coding sequences:
- a CDS encoding SnoaL-like domain-containing protein codes for MKTVAELDHEVNQAILSGRALEAFETHYADDVVMQEPGVEPFVGKDRNRAREQEFFASVEDFHGAELVASAVDGDTTFSEWMWDVTLKGVGRIRMEQVARRRWKDGKIVHERFYYTKG; via the coding sequence ATGAAGACCGTGGCCGAGCTCGACCACGAAGTGAACCAGGCCATCCTGAGCGGGCGCGCCCTGGAGGCCTTCGAGACCCACTATGCGGACGACGTGGTGATGCAGGAGCCCGGCGTGGAGCCGTTCGTGGGCAAGGACCGCAACCGCGCGCGCGAGCAGGAGTTCTTCGCGAGCGTGGAGGACTTCCACGGTGCCGAGTTGGTCGCTTCCGCCGTGGACGGGGACACCACGTTCTCGGAGTGGATGTGGGACGTGACGCTGAAGGGCGTCGGACGGATCCGGATGGAGCAGGTGGCTCGGCGGCGTTGGAAGGACGGGAAGATCGTCCACGAGCGCTTCTACTACACCAAGGGCTGA
- a CDS encoding M1 family metallopeptidase, which produces MRSLAPHARRTAVLALHFALMAAPLAAQVPQTLPPTNQAMFAPLELPDPGLVRAPTGEPGEDYWQQRADYRIRATLDPSAHRVTGSETITYTNNSPGELEFLWIQLEQNLFRPGSRGALVNSGSRWRGAFPGGGVDLSRVEVVHSGTRYRPSTTIDDTRMRLDLETPLAGEGGTIDIEIDWSFVIPEYGADRMGRLEGADGWVYELAQWYPRMYVYDDVDGWNPLPYLGQGEFYLDYGTYDVEITVPRDVIVVAGGELLNPQDVLTAEQQRRMERARATRETVMIVSADEVGTAASRPSGSGALTWKYRLENARDFSWAASRAFIWDASSWEGVLLQSAYPREGIGTDENPGWERSTEYLQHTIPYYSQQWFRFPWPVAVNVAGIVGGMEYPGIVFCSVRARGQGLFGVTDHEFGHSWFPMIVGNDERRYAWMDEGFNTFINHYSNLAFYGDDAQRAQSTSSPNIVQQMLAATADQPIETYPDVLRREGLGFMAYRKPGYGLILLRELVLGPDRFDAAFKSYIRNWAYKHPKPWDFYRMMEEVSGEQLAWFWRGWFRTTETLDQSVAGVAYEQGTTRVRLTNRSGLIMPVPLEIELENGEVLRETLPAEVWMRGDDYVLELETAAAPVRVTIDPAALLPDTDRSNDTWTVRPVS; this is translated from the coding sequence ATGCGCTCCCTCGCACCGCACGCGCGCCGGACGGCCGTGCTGGCCCTCCACTTCGCGCTCATGGCGGCGCCTCTCGCCGCCCAGGTCCCCCAGACGCTCCCCCCCACCAACCAGGCGATGTTCGCGCCGCTCGAGCTGCCCGACCCGGGCCTCGTGCGCGCCCCCACGGGCGAGCCCGGCGAGGACTACTGGCAACAGCGCGCCGACTACCGCATCCGCGCCACGCTGGACCCCTCCGCGCACCGCGTCACGGGCTCGGAGACCATCACGTACACCAACAACTCCCCGGGCGAGCTGGAATTCCTCTGGATCCAGCTCGAACAGAACCTCTTCCGTCCCGGCAGCCGCGGCGCCCTCGTGAACTCGGGATCGCGGTGGCGGGGCGCGTTCCCCGGGGGCGGCGTGGACCTGTCCCGCGTGGAGGTGGTCCACAGCGGGACACGCTACCGTCCCTCGACCACGATCGACGACACACGGATGCGCCTGGACCTCGAGACGCCGCTCGCGGGTGAAGGCGGAACGATCGACATCGAGATCGATTGGTCCTTCGTCATCCCCGAGTACGGCGCCGACCGCATGGGACGGCTGGAAGGGGCCGACGGCTGGGTCTACGAGCTGGCCCAGTGGTATCCGCGCATGTACGTCTACGACGACGTGGACGGCTGGAACCCCCTGCCCTACCTGGGCCAGGGCGAGTTCTATCTCGACTACGGCACCTACGACGTCGAGATCACCGTGCCCCGGGACGTCATCGTCGTGGCGGGAGGAGAGCTCCTCAACCCGCAGGACGTGCTGACCGCGGAGCAGCAGCGCCGGATGGAGCGCGCACGCGCGACGCGCGAGACCGTGATGATCGTCTCGGCGGACGAGGTCGGTACGGCGGCCAGCCGGCCCTCCGGATCGGGGGCGCTGACCTGGAAGTACCGCCTCGAGAACGCGCGCGACTTCAGCTGGGCCGCGTCGCGCGCCTTCATCTGGGACGCCAGCAGCTGGGAAGGCGTCCTGCTCCAGTCCGCCTACCCCCGTGAAGGGATCGGTACCGACGAGAACCCCGGCTGGGAGCGGTCCACCGAGTACCTGCAGCACACGATCCCCTACTACTCGCAGCAGTGGTTCCGCTTCCCCTGGCCGGTGGCCGTGAACGTGGCCGGGATCGTGGGCGGGATGGAGTACCCCGGCATCGTCTTCTGCTCGGTGCGCGCCCGCGGCCAGGGGCTCTTCGGCGTGACCGACCACGAGTTCGGTCACTCGTGGTTCCCGATGATCGTGGGCAACGACGAGCGCCGCTACGCGTGGATGGACGAAGGCTTCAACACCTTCATCAACCACTACTCGAACCTGGCCTTCTACGGGGACGACGCGCAGCGGGCCCAGTCGACCAGTTCGCCGAACATCGTGCAGCAGATGCTGGCGGCGACCGCGGACCAGCCCATCGAGACCTATCCGGACGTGTTGCGCCGCGAAGGTCTCGGCTTCATGGCCTACCGCAAGCCCGGCTACGGCCTGATCCTGCTGCGGGAGCTCGTGCTCGGGCCCGACCGCTTCGACGCGGCGTTCAAGAGCTACATCCGCAACTGGGCCTACAAGCACCCGAAGCCGTGGGACTTCTACCGCATGATGGAGGAGGTCAGCGGGGAGCAGCTCGCCTGGTTCTGGCGGGGTTGGTTCCGGACCACGGAGACGCTCGACCAGTCCGTGGCTGGCGTGGCCTACGAGCAGGGCACCACCCGCGTGCGCCTCACCAACCGCTCCGGGCTGATCATGCCCGTACCTCTGGAGATCGAGCTCGAGAACGGGGAGGTGCTGCGGGAGACCCTGCCGGCCGAGGTCTGGATGCGCGGTGACGACTACGTCCTCGAGCTGGAGACGGCGGCCGCACCGGTCCGGGTGACCATCGATCCCGCGGCGCTCCTGCCGGATACGGATCGATCGAACGACACCTGGACGGTGCGTCCGGTGAGCTGA
- a CDS encoding DPP IV N-terminal domain-containing protein: MRRVSFLVVLTALLVPPVGAQQAPDARVGGAGSANYALAARFAPYRISELVGDTRVDPQWIRNGDRFWYEWEDSDGKDFLLVDPARGTRQQIFDRDRIAAELTRLTRDPWDAQHLPIRNIRFVDDNTLQFEVETSQDEEIVEADTARGQDEQRQGQRRPRTRKEVMYFEYDVDTRTLRRLDDYEAPDRHPAWASVSPDTSWVVFSRHFDLWMMSWDEYRKILDARRGKTGEEADSAEAGVQVEEIRLTTDGEEHYSWGFAGRGDNDDETLKEYDKRQRSGVSWSHDARWLALTRQDRREVGDLWVIHSTGNERPQLETYKYDMPGEENVTQTELWVFDLEARAPKKIDDTPWKDQRMGVFDDPESTGGGGFFGGGGGNGSEEIPITRWLSDQNDELYFWRRSRDQHRVDVLSADPATGQVRVVIEERLNTYVEHQDPHRLDNGDLLWWSEQDGWAHLYRYGADGTLRAQLTSGPWHVDELVGVDEARGFAYLVANGREAGEDPYYRHLYRVGLNGGGVTLLNPGDADHDVEMSESRRWFVDNHSRVDTTPAVALFDAAGRKVLDLETADLSRLEAAGYRMPEPYHVKAADGVTDLYGVMYKPYDFDSTRVYPVVAYVYPGPQTESVAKSFSLAPYEQGLAQFGFVVVTIGNRGGHPARSKWYHNYGYGDLRDYGLDDKKAALEQLGARHAFIDLERVGIYGHSGGGFMSTAAMLVYPDFFKVAVSSSGNHNNDVYNQNWSEKHHGVKEVEGDDGEVTFEYDIPKNSDLAANLKGHLLLTTGDVDNNVHHAGTHRMAEALIRAGKRFDFFVFPGQRHGYGNMSDYWYWLRAEYFVRHLLGDDRWSADLTELQNERPRTGSTRRGG; encoded by the coding sequence ATGCGTCGTGTCTCCTTCCTGGTCGTCCTCACCGCCCTCCTGGTGCCTCCGGTCGGAGCGCAGCAGGCGCCGGATGCCCGCGTGGGCGGCGCGGGCTCCGCCAACTACGCGCTGGCCGCCCGCTTCGCGCCGTACCGTATCTCGGAGCTGGTCGGCGACACCCGCGTCGACCCGCAGTGGATCCGCAACGGCGACCGCTTCTGGTACGAGTGGGAGGACTCCGACGGCAAGGACTTCCTTCTGGTCGATCCCGCCCGTGGCACGCGCCAACAGATCTTCGACCGGGACCGGATCGCGGCCGAGCTCACGCGGCTGACGCGCGACCCCTGGGACGCGCAGCACCTCCCGATCCGCAACATCCGCTTCGTCGACGACAACACCCTCCAGTTCGAGGTGGAGACCTCGCAGGACGAGGAGATCGTCGAGGCGGACACGGCCCGCGGACAGGACGAGCAGCGGCAGGGGCAGCGCCGGCCGCGCACCCGCAAGGAGGTCATGTACTTCGAGTACGACGTGGACACCCGTACGCTGCGGCGCCTGGACGACTACGAAGCGCCGGACCGGCATCCGGCGTGGGCCAGCGTCTCGCCGGACACCTCCTGGGTCGTCTTCAGCCGTCACTTCGATCTCTGGATGATGAGCTGGGACGAATACCGGAAGATCCTCGACGCCCGCCGCGGCAAGACCGGGGAGGAAGCGGATTCGGCCGAGGCCGGCGTGCAGGTGGAGGAGATCCGTCTGACCACCGACGGCGAGGAGCACTACAGCTGGGGCTTCGCCGGCCGCGGCGACAACGACGACGAGACCCTGAAGGAGTACGACAAGCGGCAGCGCTCGGGCGTATCCTGGTCGCACGACGCGCGGTGGCTGGCGCTCACGCGCCAGGACCGGCGCGAGGTGGGAGACCTCTGGGTGATCCACAGCACGGGGAATGAGCGACCCCAGCTCGAGACGTACAAGTACGACATGCCCGGCGAGGAGAACGTCACCCAGACCGAGCTGTGGGTCTTCGACCTGGAAGCGCGCGCTCCGAAGAAGATCGACGACACGCCCTGGAAGGATCAGCGCATGGGGGTCTTCGACGACCCCGAGAGCACGGGGGGTGGCGGGTTCTTCGGCGGAGGAGGCGGGAACGGCTCCGAGGAGATCCCCATCACGCGCTGGCTCTCCGATCAGAACGACGAGTTGTACTTCTGGCGGCGCAGCCGCGATCAGCACCGGGTGGACGTGCTCTCCGCCGACCCGGCCACGGGACAGGTGCGCGTGGTCATCGAGGAGCGGCTGAACACCTACGTGGAGCACCAGGACCCGCACCGGCTGGACAACGGCGATCTGTTGTGGTGGTCGGAACAGGACGGCTGGGCCCATCTCTACCGGTACGGCGCCGACGGCACGCTGCGGGCGCAGCTCACCTCGGGGCCCTGGCACGTCGACGAGTTGGTGGGGGTCGACGAGGCCCGCGGGTTCGCCTACCTGGTGGCCAACGGACGCGAGGCCGGCGAGGACCCGTACTACCGACACCTCTACCGGGTGGGCCTCAACGGTGGGGGCGTGACGCTGCTCAACCCCGGGGATGCCGACCACGACGTGGAGATGTCGGAGTCCCGCCGGTGGTTCGTGGACAACCATTCCCGCGTGGACACCACACCGGCCGTGGCGCTGTTCGATGCTGCGGGCCGGAAGGTGCTGGACCTGGAGACCGCGGACCTGAGCCGCCTGGAGGCGGCGGGCTACCGGATGCCGGAGCCCTATCACGTGAAGGCTGCCGACGGCGTGACGGATCTCTACGGCGTGATGTACAAGCCGTACGACTTCGACTCCACCCGGGTCTATCCGGTCGTGGCCTACGTGTATCCCGGACCGCAGACGGAGTCGGTGGCCAAGAGCTTCTCGCTGGCTCCGTACGAGCAGGGGCTGGCGCAGTTCGGCTTCGTGGTGGTGACCATCGGGAACCGGGGGGGCCATCCGGCCCGCTCCAAGTGGTACCACAACTACGGCTACGGCGACCTGCGCGACTACGGCCTCGACGACAAGAAGGCCGCCCTGGAGCAGTTGGGCGCCCGCCACGCCTTCATCGACCTGGAGCGCGTGGGGATCTACGGGCACTCCGGCGGCGGCTTCATGTCCACCGCGGCCATGCTGGTCTATCCGGACTTCTTCAAGGTGGCCGTCTCCTCCTCCGGGAACCACAACAACGACGTCTACAACCAGAACTGGTCGGAGAAGCATCACGGGGTGAAGGAGGTGGAAGGAGACGACGGCGAGGTCACCTTCGAGTACGACATCCCCAAGAACTCGGATCTGGCCGCGAACCTGAAGGGCCATCTCCTGCTGACCACCGGGGACGTGGACAACAACGTGCACCACGCGGGCACGCACCGCATGGCGGAGGCGTTGATCCGGGCCGGGAAGCGCTTCGATTTCTTCGTCTTCCCCGGGCAGCGTCACGGGTACGGCAACATGAGCGACTACTGGTACTGGCTGCGTGCCGAGTACTTCGTCCGCCACCTGCTGGGCGACGACCGCTGGAGCGCCGACCTGACCGAGCTCCAGAACGAGCGGCCGCGCACGGGATCCACGCGCCGGGGCGGCTGA
- a CDS encoding type II secretion system protein: MSPRRPSRRAGFTLPELLSAMVMIGILAAIAVPRMRGPIGRADSARILTDFNTIRHTAYEVLEDKGRFPLSGAAGMVPKEMDGEVPPFQYKGMTYTWTSVDLRSVKGGVFGGRALGILIVAFNGKTDVADALATREAKPIAGGALNDFYWTPQQALFVILE, encoded by the coding sequence ATGAGCCCCCGTCGACCGTCCCGGCGCGCCGGGTTCACGCTGCCCGAGCTGCTGTCCGCCATGGTGATGATCGGCATCCTGGCCGCCATCGCCGTGCCACGCATGCGCGGCCCCATCGGCCGCGCCGACAGCGCGCGCATCCTCACCGACTTCAACACCATCCGCCATACGGCCTACGAGGTCCTCGAGGACAAGGGCCGCTTCCCGCTCTCGGGCGCCGCGGGCATGGTGCCGAAGGAGATGGACGGGGAGGTCCCGCCCTTCCAGTACAAGGGCATGACCTACACCTGGACGTCCGTGGATCTGCGCAGCGTGAAAGGCGGCGTCTTCGGAGGGCGGGCGCTGGGCATCCTGATCGTGGCGTTCAACGGCAAGACGGATGTCGCCGATGCGCTCGCGACCCGGGAGGCCAAGCCCATCGCGGGCGGTGCGCTGAACGATTTCTACTGGACGCCGCAGCAGGCGCTGTTCGTCATCCTCGAGTAG